The Pseudomonas azotoformans genome has a segment encoding these proteins:
- a CDS encoding helix-turn-helix domain-containing protein, with amino-acid sequence MDNPATAGEHLRQLRRHAKLSQLDLALITGISQRHLSCIETGRAKPSPGTLHNLLTTLEAPLEQCNRVFLAAGYAPRYAATPLASPAMAAIREAVSHVLHANNPAPAILLGSQWEVLAANASTGLLFELVGIRPDAAEGVNLLTTLLQPGGLGDHLSNAEEIRTLAWQRATREALGNPELAALLASLPTPANTELPTHMPPLVLTRVRSRQGELSFLSTFTTFGMPQDITLTSLRIEHLIPADEATWQVMRGAYAEYAALVL; translated from the coding sequence ATGGACAACCCTGCTACTGCCGGCGAACACCTGCGCCAATTGCGCCGGCACGCCAAGCTGAGCCAGCTCGACCTGGCCCTGATCACCGGCATTTCCCAGCGCCACCTCAGTTGCATCGAGACCGGTCGCGCCAAGCCAAGTCCCGGCACGCTACACAACCTGTTGACCACGCTGGAGGCACCGCTGGAGCAGTGCAACCGCGTATTCCTCGCCGCCGGCTATGCGCCGCGTTACGCCGCCACCCCACTCGCCTCGCCCGCCATGGCGGCAATCCGCGAAGCCGTCAGCCATGTGCTGCACGCCAACAATCCGGCCCCTGCCATCCTGCTGGGCAGCCAGTGGGAAGTGCTGGCGGCGAATGCCAGTACCGGCCTGCTGTTTGAATTGGTGGGCATCCGCCCGGATGCGGCTGAGGGCGTGAACTTGCTGACGACGCTGCTGCAGCCAGGCGGCCTGGGCGATCACCTGAGCAATGCCGAGGAGATCCGCACCCTGGCCTGGCAGCGCGCCACCCGTGAGGCGTTGGGCAATCCTGAACTGGCCGCGCTGCTGGCAAGCCTGCCAACTCCGGCCAACACCGAACTGCCCACACACATGCCACCGCTGGTACTGACCCGCGTGCGCTCACGCCAGGGTGAACTGAGCTTTTTGTCCACCTTCACCACGTTTGGCATGCCCCAGGACATTACCCTCACCTCCCTGCGGATCGAACATCTGATTCCTGCGGACGAGGCCACCTGGCAGGTGATGCGCGGCGCTTATGCGGAGTATGCCGCGCTGGTTTTGTGA
- a CDS encoding phytanoyl-CoA dioxygenase family protein → MSVFVTEQAVRLADFSELCAQQVNAEDYPLCAQVLSNVPIYQAQTLRNAERLTAMNELHRLFRDGPGVMVVRRAYEDLEVVDRHSQVFEAIFANEAAQGVAADHFAKAGSNGRIWNSLQKAALESPASFVEYYANPLLGLIAEAWLGPSYQVTAQVNVVHPGGQAQQPHRDYHLGFQTNDVVERFPLPLHLLSQYLTLQGAVAHSDMPLETGPTQLLPFSQQYALGYLAWRRPEFIDYFQQHAVQLPLNKGDLLFFNPALFHAAGTNRTPDRQRMANLLQISSAFGKPMEALDRDRMMLAVYPALLDNTALDAQAVEAVIACTADGYSFPTNLDTDPPLKGLAPQTGQQLMQQALDERWPLSDFAAAVAQMRAKRQA, encoded by the coding sequence ATGTCGGTGTTCGTGACTGAACAGGCCGTGCGCCTGGCGGATTTCAGCGAACTTTGCGCGCAACAGGTCAATGCCGAGGATTACCCGCTGTGCGCGCAAGTGCTGAGCAATGTGCCGATCTATCAGGCCCAGACCCTGCGCAATGCTGAGCGTTTGACGGCGATGAACGAACTGCATCGCCTGTTCCGCGACGGGCCTGGGGTGATGGTGGTGCGCCGGGCTTATGAAGACCTGGAAGTGGTGGACCGCCACAGCCAGGTGTTCGAAGCGATTTTCGCCAACGAGGCCGCGCAAGGGGTGGCCGCCGACCACTTCGCCAAAGCCGGCAGCAATGGGCGCATCTGGAATTCGTTGCAGAAAGCCGCGCTGGAGTCGCCCGCCTCCTTTGTCGAGTACTACGCCAACCCGTTGCTGGGCTTGATCGCCGAGGCATGGTTGGGCCCGAGCTATCAGGTGACCGCCCAGGTCAACGTGGTGCATCCCGGCGGCCAGGCGCAGCAGCCCCACCGTGATTACCACTTGGGGTTCCAGACCAATGACGTGGTGGAGCGCTTTCCCCTGCCCCTGCACCTGCTGTCCCAATACTTGACGCTACAGGGCGCGGTGGCGCACTCGGACATGCCGCTGGAAACCGGCCCGACCCAACTGCTACCGTTTTCCCAGCAATACGCCCTGGGCTATCTGGCGTGGCGGCGCCCGGAGTTCATCGACTACTTCCAGCAACACGCCGTGCAACTGCCGCTGAACAAGGGCGACCTGTTGTTCTTCAACCCGGCGCTGTTCCATGCCGCCGGCACCAACCGCACGCCGGACCGCCAGCGCATGGCCAACCTGCTGCAGATCTCCTCGGCATTCGGCAAACCCATGGAAGCCCTCGACCGCGATCGCATGATGCTCGCGGTATACCCGGCCTTGCTCGATAACACTGCGCTGGATGCCCAGGCCGTGGAGGCGGTGATTGCCTGCACCGCCGACGGCTATTCCTTCCCCACTAACCTGGACACCGACCCACCTTTGAAGGGCCTGGCCCCGCAAACCGGGCAGCAGTTGATGCAGCAAGCCCTCGACGAACGCTGGCCGCTTTCGGACTTTGCCGCTGCCGTGGCGCAGATGCGGGCCAAACGCCAAGCGTGA
- a CDS encoding MAPEG family protein, with product MSDLLHVYALCVLVLCLKMFAISAYQGVFRLRLKAFTNPEDARFFDRATHGEELPQVTRAAKAWRNDLENIPLFFVLGGLCVALETSNVATRGMFCAFVIARVLHTLAYLARWQPWRTVAYGGGVACLFGLGGMLIWRLA from the coding sequence ATGAGTGATCTTTTGCACGTTTATGCGCTGTGTGTGCTGGTGCTGTGCCTGAAGATGTTTGCGATTTCCGCTTATCAGGGCGTTTTTCGCCTGAGGCTCAAGGCCTTTACCAACCCGGAGGATGCGCGATTCTTCGACCGTGCGACCCATGGTGAGGAACTGCCGCAGGTCACGAGAGCGGCCAAGGCGTGGAGGAATGACCTGGAAAACATCCCGCTGTTTTTCGTGTTGGGTGGGTTGTGTGTGGCGTTGGAGACCTCCAATGTCGCCACCCGCGGGATGTTTTGCGCTTTTGTGATTGCGCGGGTTTTGCACACGCTGGCGTATTTGGCGAGATGGCAACCCTGGCGCACAGTGGCATACGGAGGAGGGGTTGCTTGTTTGTTCGGCCTGGGCGGGATGTTGATCTGGAGGCTGGCATGA
- a CDS encoding sugar ABC transporter substrate-binding protein, protein MKKQLLAALFTLAISPWALADIRIGVSIAQVDDVFLAQMRDYMAAHAKALPGVTLQFEDAQGDVVRQLNQVQNFTAQGMDAIIVNPVDTAATQKMTANAQQAKTPLVYVNRRPDAQQLPPGVGYVGSDEVKAGEIQMRYLAEKMGGKGNLAIMLGLLSNNATHNRTLGVKTVLKEYPDIKIVEEQTAEWQRNKAIDLMNNWIVSGRKIDAVAANADEMAIGAAMAISQAGMQPGKDILVAGSDGGPAGLDAVKKGQLLVTVYQDNKGQAVGSIDLAVKMVKKEPYTAELTIPYQQITKENYQAFLNP, encoded by the coding sequence ATGAAGAAGCAACTCCTTGCGGCACTCTTTACCCTGGCAATCAGCCCCTGGGCGCTGGCCGATATCCGTATCGGCGTGAGCATCGCCCAGGTCGACGATGTCTTCCTCGCGCAAATGCGTGACTACATGGCCGCCCACGCCAAGGCACTCCCCGGCGTAACCCTGCAATTTGAAGACGCCCAAGGCGATGTGGTGCGCCAGCTCAATCAGGTGCAGAACTTCACGGCCCAGGGCATGGACGCGATTATCGTCAACCCGGTGGACACGGCAGCCACACAAAAAATGACCGCCAATGCCCAGCAGGCCAAGACCCCGCTGGTCTACGTCAACCGCCGGCCGGATGCCCAGCAGTTGCCACCGGGCGTGGGCTACGTGGGCTCGGATGAGGTCAAGGCCGGTGAAATCCAGATGCGCTACCTGGCCGAGAAAATGGGCGGCAAGGGCAACCTGGCGATCATGCTCGGGCTGCTGTCCAACAACGCCACGCACAACCGCACGCTGGGGGTGAAGACCGTGCTCAAGGAGTATCCCGACATCAAGATCGTCGAGGAGCAGACCGCCGAGTGGCAACGCAACAAGGCGATCGACTTGATGAACAACTGGATCGTCTCCGGGCGCAAAATCGACGCGGTGGCGGCGAATGCCGATGAAATGGCAATCGGCGCAGCCATGGCAATCAGCCAGGCAGGGATGCAGCCGGGCAAGGACATCCTGGTGGCCGGCAGCGATGGCGGCCCAGCGGGGTTGGACGCGGTCAAGAAGGGCCAGTTACTGGTGACGGTGTACCAGGACAATAAAGGCCAGGCGGTGGGCTCGATTGACCTGGCGGTGAAGATGGTGAAGAAGGAGCCGTACACGGCTGAGCTGACGATTCCTTATCAGCAGATCACCAAGGAGAACTACCAGGCCTTCCTCAATCCTTGA
- a CDS encoding DUF2834 domain-containing protein, whose protein sequence is MNSRFIALAGLLGFSLYTLVTMLTAEQSLLAFGRELMSRPDTAQVVIDLYLMALLACVWMYRDARRRGRSMVSLLPYFVLTAVFVSVGPLLYLVVNGVRDE, encoded by the coding sequence ATGAACAGTCGCTTTATCGCCCTGGCCGGTTTGCTCGGATTCTCGCTCTACACCCTGGTAACGATGCTGACGGCCGAGCAGTCGCTGTTGGCCTTTGGCCGCGAATTGATGTCGCGGCCGGACACTGCGCAGGTGGTGATCGACCTGTATTTGATGGCGTTGCTGGCGTGTGTATGGATGTATCGGGATGCGCGGCGGCGCGGACGCTCGATGGTTTCGTTGCTGCCATATTTTGTGCTGACGGCGGTGTTTGTGTCGGTGGGGCCGTTGCTCTATCTGGTGGTGAACGGGGTGCGCGATGAGTGA
- a CDS encoding amidase — MMQVTEVSIAQLRAALESGQTTAVELVNAYLARIDAYDGPQTATALNAVVVRNPEALKEAEASDARRAKGETLGPLDGIPYTAKDSYLVKGLTAASGSPAFAHLVAQRDAFTIERLRGGGAICLGKTNMPPMANGGMQRGVYGRAESPYNADYLTAPFASGSSNGAGTATAASFAAFGVAEETWSSGRGPASNNGLCAYTPSRGVISVRGNWPLTPTMDVVVPYARTMADLLEVLDVVVAEDPDTRGDLWRLQPWVPIPSVASVRPASYAELAVTAESLVGKRFGVPRMYINADPDAGTSEKPGIGGPTGQKINTRASVIDLWNDARHALVAAGAEVIDVDFPLVSNCEGDRPGAPTVFTRGLVSKEFLHDELWELSAWAFDDFLRANDDPALNRLADVDGLKIFPHDPGTLPNREDDLAAGMDEYVRMAERGITPWNEISTVPDGLRGLEQTRRIDLEDWMDTLGLDAVLFPTVADVGPADADVNEASADIAWSNGVWVANGNLAIRHLGVPTVTVPMGVMADIGMPVGLTFAGRAYDDSALLRFASAYEATGSKRLVPPRTPPLAAS; from the coding sequence GTGATGCAAGTTACCGAAGTCTCCATTGCCCAATTGCGCGCTGCGCTTGAATCCGGCCAGACCACGGCCGTTGAACTGGTCAACGCCTACCTGGCGCGGATCGACGCCTACGACGGCCCGCAGACCGCCACCGCCTTGAACGCCGTGGTGGTGCGCAACCCCGAGGCCCTGAAAGAAGCCGAGGCGTCCGATGCACGCCGGGCCAAAGGCGAAACCTTGGGGCCATTGGATGGCATTCCTTACACCGCCAAAGACAGCTACTTGGTCAAGGGCCTGACCGCAGCCTCCGGCAGCCCGGCGTTTGCCCACCTGGTCGCCCAGCGTGACGCGTTCACCATCGAGCGTCTGCGCGGCGGCGGCGCCATCTGCCTGGGCAAGACCAACATGCCGCCGATGGCCAATGGCGGTATGCAGCGTGGCGTGTATGGCCGCGCCGAAAGCCCGTATAACGCCGACTACCTGACGGCGCCGTTTGCCTCCGGCTCGTCCAACGGCGCCGGCACTGCGACGGCGGCCAGTTTCGCCGCATTTGGCGTGGCCGAAGAAACCTGGTCCAGCGGACGCGGCCCGGCGTCCAACAATGGCCTGTGTGCCTACACGCCGTCCCGTGGCGTGATATCGGTGCGCGGCAACTGGCCGCTCACACCGACCATGGACGTGGTGGTGCCTTACGCCCGCACCATGGCCGACCTGCTGGAAGTGCTCGATGTGGTGGTGGCCGAAGACCCGGACACCCGTGGCGACCTCTGGCGTTTGCAGCCGTGGGTGCCGATCCCGAGCGTCGCCTCGGTGCGCCCGGCGTCCTACGCTGAACTGGCCGTGACTGCCGAATCCCTCGTCGGCAAACGCTTTGGCGTGCCACGCATGTACATCAATGCTGACCCCGACGCCGGCACCAGTGAAAAGCCCGGCATCGGCGGCCCCACCGGGCAGAAGATCAACACTCGCGCCAGCGTGATCGACCTGTGGAACGACGCACGCCATGCCCTGGTTGCGGCCGGTGCCGAAGTGATCGATGTGGACTTCCCACTGGTGTCCAACTGCGAAGGCGACCGCCCTGGCGCACCCACCGTGTTCACCCGTGGCCTGGTCTCCAAAGAGTTCCTCCACGATGAACTGTGGGAGCTGTCGGCCTGGGCCTTCGATGATTTCCTGCGCGCCAACGACGACCCTGCCCTCAACCGCCTGGCGGATGTGGACGGGCTGAAGATCTTCCCCCACGACCCCGGCACCCTGCCCAACCGTGAGGACGATCTGGCCGCCGGCATGGACGAATACGTGCGCATGGCCGAACGCGGTATCACGCCGTGGAACGAGATCAGCACGGTCCCCGATGGCCTGCGCGGCCTGGAGCAAACCCGCCGCATCGACCTGGAAGACTGGATGGACACGCTCGGTCTCGACGCAGTGTTGTTCCCGACCGTGGCTGATGTAGGCCCAGCGGATGCCGATGTGAACGAAGCCTCTGCCGATATCGCCTGGAGCAACGGCGTGTGGGTCGCCAACGGGAACCTCGCGATCCGCCATCTCGGCGTGCCGACTGTCACCGTGCCAA